Below is a window of Pirellulales bacterium DNA.
GCTTTTTCATTCGGATTTCGTCATTGGTCATTCATTCGTCATTCGACATTACTTTATTCGCACTTGGTACGGCATCACCAGCACGGCTGGTTCGGAAAAGAGCCTCGCGAATTCTTCCGCTTGCTGGAATTGACCCAGTAACTCGCCAATGGCGCCTGCCACATTGGAAGGCATGAACTTCGCTTCCGACTGCATCAGCGGGCCGCCCAGCAATTCTTCCAAAAACGACCGGGGCTTGGGCAAAATCAGCCGTTCAACTTTCTCGTCGCTCTTGAGTCCCGCCAGCCGCTTGGCTTCGGCCACGGCGTCGTCCAGCGTGCCCAATTCGTCAACCAGTTTGCTCTGCTTAGCCATGCGGCCCGAATACAGCCGTCCGCCGGCCAGCGATTCCAAATCCGCCAGCGGCATATTCCGTCCCTGCGCCGCCTTTTCGGTAAACTGCTTATAACAATCCTTCATCAAGCGGGTGATGACCTCTCGCTCCGAGTCGGAAAACGGCTCGTCCGACGACATCCAGCCGTTGTTTTTGCCGCGGCTGATGCTATCGGTCGACACGCCGATTTTGTCGAACAGCCCCTTCAGCGCCACTTTCCCGCCAACCACGCCAATCGAGCCGGTCAGCGTGCCTGGCTCCGCAAATATTTTCGTGCAACCCATCGAAATGTAGTATCCGCCGCTGGCCGCGATGTCGCCCATGCTAGCCACGATGGGTTTTTTAGATTTAATCCGCGTAATTTCGCGCCACATTAAATCGCTGGCCATGGCCGATCCGCCAGGGCTGTCGACCCGCAGCACAATGGCCGCCACCTTAGGATCGGTTTCCGCCTCCTTGAGCGCCTTAATGATGGTTTCGCTTCCCAGTTTTTCACCGGTCATGCCCCCTTTGCTTTCGCCGGTGTTGATTTCGCCCACGGCGTAAACAATAGCGATCTTCTGGTTAGCACTCACCTTGCCGCGCGGCTCCGATCCAGAAATCAGTTCGAACATCTTCATGAAGCCGGCAAAGCCAGACATATCTTCTTCGTCGAGCTGTTGCTTGCCGTAATCTTCGACCAGGTTCACTTCATCTGCATGCTGTTTCTGCGCCAGGTCCTTGCGGAATTCGTCCAGATAAGCGACTTGATCGATCAGTCCCACTTCCTTGGCGCGCTCCGCAGTAAACAAACCCTCGTCGATTAAATCCTTCACCTTGCCCACATCCAGCTTCCGATCCGCGGCGATCGTGTCCACCAACTGCTGGTAATAATCGTCGACGACTTTCTCCGTCTGCTGGCGGAACTCCGGACTCATTTTGTCGCGCGTCAGCGGCTCGTCCGCCCCCTTGTACGCGCCCATCTGCAGCATGTCAGCCTTGATGCCCAGCTTGTCGAGCAAGTTTTTGAAATACGTGATCTCCAGCCGCACGCCGGCCACCGTCAGCTCGCTGACCGGCGGCATGATGATTTCATCGCAACCGCAGGCCAGCAAGTAGCCTGGGCTGCGGGCTTCGTACAAATCGGCATACACTTTCTTGCCGGCTTTGCGAGCCCGTGCGATAGCGGCCCGCAATTCGTCGACTTTGCCGCGGCCCAGATCGGCATCGTCAATGTGGATGACAATGCCGAAAATTTTGTCGTCGGCGGAGGCTTTATCCATCCGTTCGATAATTTTGCTCAGATTGGGCGAAAGCTCGCCAAAGATGCCCGGCTGTCCGGGCCCTTCGGGATACGATTCGTCGAGCATGAAGCTGGCCAGCGAGAGTTTGGCTTTCGCCTTGTCGGCCGCTTTGTCGGTTTTGTCACTGGCCGATTTATCGTCGGCTGCCCCGGCCAGCCGCCCCGCAATCAATACACAAAACGCCGCCAGGTATGCCGCATGTCGCAATTTCATCGCATCCGTCTCCACAATTGAAAATGAACCGAAATTCGATTTCGCCTAAGGCTGCAGCCAGAACTCTCCGTCGCCGGCCATCTTATTCAGTTTAGTCCTCATCTAAGAATCAAGCTAGCGCGGCTGGACGTGCGGGCCGGCCGAACCCATGAATTCAGCGCCGGTTCGCCCAAAATTCTCAATTAATTCAGTAATTTCGCCCTTTTCAGCGGCAATCGAGCCCCCGCTCCTTTGTTACAATGCGAGGCATGATTTGCGATAACTGCCGTAAACCGTTCCACGGCGAAGGCCACAAACTCGGGCGCGACATGCTCTGCGCTGAATGCTTTCAGGGTATTCGCCAATTTCGGCGCAGACTCAAATTGGCGCTAGTTGTTGGACTGCTGATTGCGGCTGCATTGGTTGTAATCAATTATTGGGTAGGCCCGATTGGCCCATTGCCACCGTGGTATCCCAGACGTTTCTATCCGTAAATATTCGGACAACCTCGCTATTTCTGGGCAAAACCGCCTTCGTCGTACAACTCGACATCCATGAGGATTTGTACAGATTACTGAATTTCTGTACAAAACGCCGGATTTATTCCAAGCTCACTTGACCTGTGAACAAGCGTATATTAAATTTCCATAACCGGTTCGGCAGGGCCGGCGTGGCGATTTACCACAATTTTTCCAATCCAGGGTGGCAAACATGTCGGAAACCGAACAGCTCACCAAGCGGCAAAAAGCCGTGTACGAATTTATCCGCGATAAAATTCGCAACCGCGGTTACGGCCCCACCGTTCGGGAAATCGGGGAACATTTCGACATCGCCTCGCCCAACGGCGTCATGTGCCACCTCAAGGCCCTCGAGAAAAAAGGGCTCATTTCACGCGAACCCAACATGTCGCGGGCCATTCAACTGGAACACGACGAACGGGGGCTCCCACTTTCCGGCCGTGTGGCGGCCGGCGTGATGCACGAAGCCATTGAACAAGACGAGCGGCTCGATTTTGAGGCCGTGTTCAACAACAAGCGCAACAACTTGTTTGCCTTGAAAGTGAGCGGCGACTCGATGATCGACGCCCACATTGACGACGGCGATTTTGTCATCATTCGCCGCCAGCAAACCGCCCTGCCCGGCCAAATTGTCGTGGCCCAAACCCCCGACGGCGAAGCCACGCTGAAGCGATACTTTCCCGAGAAAGCCAAAAAACGTATCCGCTTGCAGCCGGCCAATCCCGACATGGGCCCCATTTACGTGAAAGATTGCCGCATTTTGGGCATTGTTTCCGGCGTGGTGCGAAAAGTGGACTAGAACGGCTAGCAATTAGCGATTAGCAATTAGCAATTAGCCAGCAATCGAAATATTCCGACGATTTCGTCGTCGGACATTGTTTGGCGAATGGATTTCACCGACGACAAAGTCGTCGGCTTGGGCGTTTATCTCAAACCAATTCCGCGATTGGCTCCGCAGTCGGCGGCAAGGAAAGCCCGGGATACAGATGCCGGTAGACCATCGCGATAATATTCCCTGCCCGGTACGGTTGCGTATGCAAGCGGTCCCGCTCGCCGATCGGGCCGGTATCGCCAATCACTTGCCCCATTTTCAACCCGCCGCCGGCAAACAGCACGCTGCCTGATGGCGCCCAGTGATTGCGTCCGCCGTATTCGTTGATCCACGGCGCGCGGCCGAACTCGCCGTGAGCAATAATCAGCACGTCCTTATCCAGCCCGCGCTGATACACGTCGGTAATTAGCGCGTAAAGCAACCGATCGTACGCCGGCAGCTTCTCGCGCAGTTCCTCAAAGATAGACAGTTCCCGCCCCAACACACGGCCGTGGGTATCCCAATCGCCGTGCGGTAACGCTACGCGCTTCACGTCCTGATATTCGATTCGGCCCGGTTCACCCGGCGAATTGGGCAATCCCAACACTTCCACCTGCGCGCCAAATCCGCGCTGGGCGGCGGCTGCCAGTTTTGGATCGTGACAGTCGGTCGTCTCTACGCCGTTGACAATCGCAAACTTGTCGGCAATTTTCGCGTGCAGCGGCAAGTGTTCGCACACCCGAATGCCCGGCACGTTGGTGTTGATCGGCCGGAACTCGCCGCGAATTTCTGCCGGCGCGTCGGGTTTCATGTCGTACATATCTAACTGGCTGGGCCCGCCGGAAAGCACCACATACACCACCGATTTCACGCCGGGCGTTAATTTCAGCAGCGGCTTCGCACCTGGATTCAGCAACCGCTGCGTGGCCGCAACTGCGGGGCGGTGCAAAAACTGCGGCAGCGCCACGCCACCCACGGCCGCCGCGGTGTGCTTGAGAAACTGGCGACGATTGCCGCCGGACTGGGAACCGTGTACAGAACAACCGCCGGTGTGCGCTGGCATGTGAGAGAACTCCCTGTTCTGGCGGACTTTTCGGTTGAAACCAGAGCCGGCCGCTGCATTGCAAGCCGACCGATCAACACGTTGCAATCTAACCCCCGACACCCCACGCCGCAAGATGCCGTCGCCGCACGCCCACATTACCGACAATTCCGGCAGCGGTCCGTCTTGCGTGCTGACTCACCGTGCAGCTTAAAATGAAGGCAAGCGGTGTTAGCCGCCGCTCGCCGATGTCGCCTAGCGATATTTATGGAGAAAATATGCGCCGCGTCGTGCCTAATTTGCACTTCCGCTTAAGCGTTGTGGTTTGGGCCGCGCTGTTGTCGCACGGCGCGCCTGCCGTCGTCTGGGCAACACCTTCGGTTTTTGAAATCACGCTGTCTTCCGCGGTCGCCAAGCAACCGATCACCGGGCGATTGTTCGTATTTACGCAATCTCTGAATAACCCCGGTAGCAGCGGCGTTGATCGCCCGGTCTCGGAACCCCGCCTCGGTCCAAATTGGTTCGCGCCCGAACCTTTTTTCGGACTCGACGTGCGCGATTTTGGTCCCGGCCAATCGCGGCGCATTGACGACGAGGCCGACGGCTTTCCCGATAAGCTATCGAACTTGCCGCCGGGCCGCTATCGCGTTCAGGCGGTGCTGCATCACAACCTCGATGCGGCATTTCCCGGGCGTGGCGAAGGAAACTTTTACAGCCCGACGCAAGAAGTGGAAATCAACGACTCGCAACAAACTTCCCAGGTGGAGCTGTCGCTCGATCACGTTGTGCCGCCTGAGCCCTGGCCCGAGTCGCGCTGGGTGCAGGAAATCGTGCTGCGCAGCCCGAGTCTTAGCGCCTTCCATCATCGCGATGTGCTGGAGCGCTGCGGCGTCGCGCTGCCGGCGTCGTATTACGACCAGCCCGAGCGGCGCTATCCGGTGATTTTTCTGGTTCCCGGCTTCGGAGGCTCCCACCGCGATGCTTTGCAATTTGCCACCCAGCCGCCGACCGCCGAAGAAGGAGAAGAGGAGTTCATCCGCGTATTTCTCACCGGCGACTGCCTGTGGGGACATCACGTGTTTGCCGACAGCGCCACCAACGGCCCGCGCGGCCAAGCGCTAGTTCAAGAATTGATTCCCGAAATCGACCGTCGCTTTCGGACCATCGCCGACCGCAATGCGCGGTTTTTATACGGGCACAGTTCCGGCGGCTGGTCCGTGTTGTGGCTGATGATCAATTACCCGGAGACGTTCGGCGGCGTGTGGAGCATTTCGCCCGATCCGGTCGATTTCCGCGATTTTCAACGAGTGAATTTGTACGCCGACCCGCCGCAAAGCATGTACACCGACGAAGCGGGCAATCGCCGTCCGCTGGCCCGCGCCGGCGATCACGTGGCACTCTGGTACGATTCGTTTGCCCACATGGACGACGTGCTGAAACGGGGCGGCCAGTTGCGATCGTTCGAAGCGGTGTTCAGCCCGTTGGGTCCCGATGGCGAACCGCTGAAATTGTGGGACCGCTCCACGGGCCTGATCAATTCCGATGTCGCCCGCGATTGGCAAAACTACGACATTCGCTTGCAAATCGAAGCCCATTGGCCCAAATTGCAGCCGCTTTTGGCGGGCCGAGTGCACATAACCGTGGGCGACCGCGACACGTTCTATCTCGACGGGGCGGTGCATCGACTGGCCGAATCGCTCAGCCATTTAGGAAGCGACGCCGAAATCAAGTTTCTTCCTGGGCGCGGACACAGCGACTTGTTGACGTCGGAACTTTACCATTCGATTCGCAAGCAAATGAGCGAGCTGTTCCGCCAAGAAAACAAGAGCAATTAGCAATTAACCGGGCAGACCAGCGATATGCTTGCCGGCTAATCGCTAACTGCTAGTTGCTAATCGCTGATCCCCCTGCTCAATTTTGCCCCGTGGCGCCGGGCAAGCCGGGAAGTTCAAACGGATTTTTGGGGATGGCGGCATGACCCGTTTCTTTGCCTTCGGCGGGGGCTTTCTTCTGGATAATGTCGGCCTGGCCCAGATGAATTTTACGGTAGGTGTCGTTTCCCACTACGTAGTACCAATCCGAAAACCGCGCATTCAACTCCTTAGCGCGCTGCTGGCCTGCTTTAATTTTCTCGTCGTACTCGTCTTGCTTGCGCTTGTTTTCCTTTTCGATTCGGTCGCGTTGGGCTTCCAAGGCTTCCAAATCGTCGGTGTCGTCTTTGGACGCCGTTTCGCTGCCCGCTTTGGAGTCGTCTTTTTTCGCGTCTTTTTTGCTTTCGGCCTTCGCGTCGGCTTTTTTGTCCGGCGCATTGGCTTTCGCGCCATCGGCCGGGCCAGACTCCGTTTTTCCGGCCGCTGATTTTTCCGGCGCCTTTTTAATGTCCGGCAACGGTTGCAAATCGGGCTTGGAAATCAGGTCGGGATTGAACTGGGCCATCACCATGATGTACCGGCTCAAGCCGCCGTTTTTTGCCGCTGGATCTTCGCTCCCTTTTTCGGCATCATCGGCCGCCGCCGGTTGCGATTTATTGTCGCCCGCCGCCGCCGCTTTACCGCCGGCGGTTTCCGCTTTTTCCCCCTGGGCGTCTTTCTTTTCGCCGTCCGGCGATTTTTTCTTGTCGGTGTCGCTGCCCGAGTCGATTCCCGCCACTTCGCCAAACCGCAGCACGTATTGGACGCCGTCCTTCATCGAGAGCGTGGCTTCGCCGTCGTTGGAAACAATCTGGAATTGATTGTGCACCAGGGCCGGCAAAAATCCGCGGCGCGCCAAATCACCCATCGCTTCCTCGTGAATTGCCCCCTTCTCGGTCTTCAAGTCGGCGCTAAGTTGCGACGGCTTACGGGCCACGTCGACGATTTTTAAACTTCCCAAGGCCGATTTCAAATCGTTCAATTTGGCCGAGTTGAGTTCTTCGTCCCCCGTCAGTTTAATGTCCGTCGGCTTCCCATCCTTATACTCCTGCAAAGCTTTCAAGTTCCACTTGTTCGTTTTATCGTCGTAAGCCAAATCGATGTCGGCCCGCGGCATCAGGGCCGGTTGAATTTCGCCCGTCGGAGTCAGCTTGTCGGTCACCGAATAATCGTGCAGCTTAATGTCCTCAATGTCCCACGGGTTGAGTTTGAGCAAATCGGTTTCAATCCAATCGGAAAAGTTCGTGCTGAATTTGTCCGCATTCATCTGCACGCGATACACCTGATCCTGACCCGGAACCCGCACAAACCTTAGTTGCGTTTGTGAGCCGGCCAATTCGTCGCTGTGGCTGGGCTTATCTTCCTTGCCGATGATCAGCTTGGCCAGCGCTTTGCCGTTTTCGTCCTCGATCACGACCAGTTTGCCGACCCCTTTTTCTCCAAACTGGTCTTCCGATGTTTTCGGCTCGACCACGCCGTACAGCTCATGATCTCGGGCGTCGTTGCTCACCGGGGCCAAAACTTTTAAATCGACCAGTGCCGCGGCGGCGGAAGCCATTTGTTCCTTGGCATCGGCCGGATAATTTTTATGCGACGGCAGCGACCACACGCCGTTCACTTGCGCCACTTCAAACTCGCGAACCTGGCTGGTGCTTTCGTCAAACGTCACAATCCGCATCCGCTTGGCCTTCAGCGGATCGTCCAAATCCGGAAACAGCGATTTGCCCACAAGTTCGTTGGTTACCAGGGGCGGGGGAACGGGCCGAAACGCCCAGGCCAGCAGCAACACCGCCGCGGCGGCAACGACAAACGAGATGGTTTTAGTGTTTTCGTTCATGGGCGTAAAAAGCGACTAGCGGCTAGCGACTAGCAACTAGCGAAAATGGAAGAAGCATTTGGTTAAGATGCCGGATGTCATTCGTTACGGTTAAGATCAGTTTCGATTTTGCGGATGAACGCGGCGAGCATGCGTTGAACTTCTTTAATCTGTTCCTCAAGCGGCTGATGTTGCTCCGGCTTGAGAAATCCTAAATCTCTTGCCAGCAGTAAATTATTTTCCACTTCGTAGGCGGACCCCACGGCAATTTTCAAAAACTGTCGCAACTCGCCGTCACCGCCACGGCCACAACCTTCGGCAATGTTGGCGCCGATGGAACATGCGGCTCGCGTGATCTGCTTCGATAATTCAAACCTTTCACTCGTCGGAAATGATGCAACCGTCCGGTAAGCAGTTAATGTAAATTGATGGGCCTTCTCCCACACTGCAATCTGTCGAAAATCTCTCATTTGCCCCCGCTAATTGCCAGTTGCTAGCCGCTAGTCGCTCCTATCTCAGCCGCGCTTTGGCAACCCCTTCGCGCTCCTTGGAACGACGATGGAAATAGACAAAAAACGCCACCAGCAGCGGCGGAATCGGCGGCAAAATAACGCTCCACAACTTGTAACTGTCTTGCACGCTATGGACCGAGGTCACCAACTCGCTGCCGGCTTTTTCGATTTGCTTTTCCGCTTCCCGTCGCAAATGCTCTTCCGTAACATCTTTCCGGCGTCCGGCGACTTGCAACTTGAGCGATAAATCGATTCCTTTCTCGCGCAAAACATTGGGATCGGCATTTTCTTGTTGTTGAAGTTTGCTGAGCTCGCTTTCCAACTGATCTTTCGTCTCTTTGTATTCCTGTTCCAACTTATCTTCCTGCTCCTGGCTGGCTTTTTTGTAATCGTTGAGCGCGGTCTCCGTTTTATCACGGGCTTCCTGCGTTTGGGCCACAATCCGCTCCAACGGCCGATGAATAGGGCGCTTGTTTCGCAACTCCACAAACCGCATGTCTCCCGCCAGCACGTCCAGGGCGTTTAGCACAAACGTGACGTTGTCGGTGTCGATTTGCAATTCGCTGTCCGGCGAGCGGCGGGCCCGGCTGTCGAAAAACAGCGACGCCAACATGTCGGCATCGGCCACCAGCACCACGTTTAATCCGTTTTGATTGCCGTTAGCGATGTCGGACGATTTACTTTTGTCGTCCCCCTGCTTTTCTTTAGCATTCCCTTTGCCGTCACCTTTCTCATCCCCCTTGGGATTGACGTTTTTCTGATCGGTGTCGTTTTTGCCGGCTTCCGCTTTGCCGACCGCAGCCTTGTCAGCGCTGGTTTTGGCCGCCGGCTTGGCTGCATCTTCTTCATCTTCACTTGACTTTGGCTTTCCCGTAATCTGCGCCGCCAACACATATTCTTCGTTCGTGGGTGATTCATGGTTCCGGATGTCTGCCGCCGCTCGCGAGGCCAGCAAATCTTTCACCATAATTAACCCGGTGTTGTTGCCGGTCCGCACCAGCGGCTCAAAATTGGTGCTGGCGGCGTTCAGCTTCACCAGGCCGCCGGGCAATGGCAAAATTAAATCTTGCAGCCCGGCCGTGATTGGGTTCTTTTCATTGAGCGGTTCGAACGGATCGGCGGCATGCGGAGCATCTTTGCTGATAAACACGTATTCCGGCGTTAGCTGATCGATGCCCGACAACTTTTCCGGCTTAAAATCTTGCCACACCACGGCGAAATCGCTGTCCAAGTCGCCGAAAATTCCGCGCCGGCTTTTCTGGATCAATTGCACTCCCAGCAAATCCCAAAGTTGCTGGATGTCTCCCTTCGGCTCGGCCGGCGGCTGTTGAAAAGGCATCATGGGGTTTTGCCGGGAACGCCGAGGAATGCCCGTCCCTACGCGTTCCAAGCCCGGCACATAAAACGCCAACGGGTCTTCAAAAATGGCGGTCGGCTGGCCATTCTTCACGGCCTCGATGAAATTCGTCAATTGCGCTTGCGGCAGCGAGGAAGGTTCAACCGCCAGCAGCACGTCGTACTTCTCGGTGATCGGATTCGATGGATCGACGCGCACCACGTCGTACTGCTTGCCCAATTCTTCAATCAACCGTTCGTTGGGGCGTTGCCGAGGCTGGCCACCGCTGAAATCAAACCCGCCGAACAGTTCCGCGTCGGTCTGCAGCACACCCACGCGCTTCCGTTTTTGCTGCGTAATGGTGGCCAGCGAGCGCACCAATTCGTATTCCACCGGCACGCCGCGCTCAAAAAACGGAATGACCATTTTTTCCAGACCACAGGTAATGGCGGCGCCCAGATAAATGTCTTCATTCTTCCACACGCCACGGGATTGCGTGAAGACTTCCTCCGGCGCAATGCCAAATTGCTGCTCGGCGCGTTCGGCTTCTTCGGTAAGCGGTTCGACATTGGCGTGTACGTTCGTGCGAATTTTGCCGCAGGAAAGCTGCGAAAACTCGCGCAGCAAATTCATCAAATCCGCCCGTGTCTGCACAAATTCTTCGGGCACATTGCTGCTAATGAAGGCCTCGATCACGACCGGATGCTGAGGATCCAATCCGGAAATCAGCTTCTTCGTTTCCGGCGCGATCGAATTCAAACGCTCCTGCGTCACATCTGCCCGCAAATTGAGGTTCTGCACCAGCAGGTTCACGCCCACGGCCAGCGCCGCCAGCGCGAGCGCCCGAATCACATAATGGGGCCCCATCGATTTTCCGCCGCGGCCTCCCAGCCAATGCCGCCGGCCAATGAGCACCATGCACAGGTACAGCATTACGACGGCAATCATCAGAAAATAGCAAATCGCCGGCAGGCTGATGACGCCGCGGCCAAAATCACCCATTTCCTCTCCAATGCTCCAACCCTTGGCCGTGGCGGTCCACGACGAGCCGCGCACAATCACGTCCAGCACGTTCAAAAACACCAGCGGCGCATTGAACGCCACGCCCAAAATAAACGCCACGGTCAAATTGCCGGTTAAAAACGAAGCCACCATGCCGATGGCCAGCATCGCGAGGCCAACCATCCAGTAACCAAAATACGTGCCCAACAACAAACCGACGTCAGGCACACCCAGCGTGTTTAGCACCGCCCAATTGCAAAACAGCGAAAACAACAGCGACACGCTGAAAATTGCCACCGCCGCAAAATATTTGCCCAACACTACGTCGATGTCGGCCGCCGGAATCGTCAACAATAATTCATCGGTCCCTTGCCGGCGCTCATCGGCCCAAATGCTCATCGTGATGGCTGGGATGAACACCAACATAATGTACGGGAACCAACGATTCAGTTGATCCAGGTTTGCTAAATTGGCATTGAAAAATTCGTCCGGCCAAAACGCGGAAAACGACCCCAGCAACACGAACACGCAAATAAACACGTAGCCGGTGGGGTTGCTGAAATAGCTGACGAAATTCCGCCGGAAAATCGCTCGAATAACGTGTGGATTCATCGCCTGGTTCAAGTTTCAGGGTTCAGGGTTCAGAATGTTATCAGCCGCTTGCAATTCGGCACGTCCGCCGCTTCACGTCGGCACGGCGGCGGTAAGAACTCGAAATCGTTCGTCCAACGAGTAACCATCTTTAGTCAATTCCGCGGGCGTGCCGTTGTACACCAATCGGCCCTCGTTGATGAACAAGACCCGTGTGGCGATCGCCTCGACTTCCTGCATGATGTGCGTCGAAATCAAAATGGTCTTCTCCCGGCCCAGCCGCCGAATGGTTTCGCGCACTTCGTGAATTTGATTCGGATCCAACCCCGCGGTCGGCTCGTCCAAAATCAATACGTCGGGCTCGTGGAGCAAGGTTTGGGCCATGCCCACGCGCTGCCGATAGCCCTTCGATAATTTGCCTATCGCCTTGCCGATCACCGATTTCAAAGCGCACAACTCGACCACCGCATCAATGCGTTGTTTTTTCCGCTGCGGCGACATTCCCCGGGCGTCGGCAAAGAATTCCAGTAAACTGCGGGGGGTCATGTCCACATACAGCGGACCGTTTTCCGGCAAATAGCCCAGCCGCTGCGAGGCCGCCAATCGATCCCGCGCCATGTCGTGTCCGGAAATTCGCGCCGTGCCTGCCGAGGGGGCCAAATAGCCCGTCAGGAGTTTCATCGTAGTGCTTTTTCCAGCCCCGTTGGGCCCCAGA
It encodes the following:
- a CDS encoding DUF4340 domain-containing protein, giving the protein MNENTKTISFVVAAAAVLLLAWAFRPVPPPLVTNELVGKSLFPDLDDPLKAKRMRIVTFDESTSQVREFEVAQVNGVWSLPSHKNYPADAKEQMASAAAALVDLKVLAPVSNDARDHELYGVVEPKTSEDQFGEKGVGKLVVIEDENGKALAKLIIGKEDKPSHSDELAGSQTQLRFVRVPGQDQVYRVQMNADKFSTNFSDWIETDLLKLNPWDIEDIKLHDYSVTDKLTPTGEIQPALMPRADIDLAYDDKTNKWNLKALQEYKDGKPTDIKLTGDEELNSAKLNDLKSALGSLKIVDVARKPSQLSADLKTEKGAIHEEAMGDLARRGFLPALVHNQFQIVSNDGEATLSMKDGVQYVLRFGEVAGIDSGSDTDKKKSPDGEKKDAQGEKAETAGGKAAAAGDNKSQPAAADDAEKGSEDPAAKNGGLSRYIMVMAQFNPDLISKPDLQPLPDIKKAPEKSAAGKTESGPADGAKANAPDKKADAKAESKKDAKKDDSKAGSETASKDDTDDLEALEAQRDRIEKENKRKQDEYDEKIKAGQQRAKELNARFSDWYYVVGNDTYRKIHLGQADIIQKKAPAEGKETGHAAIPKNPFELPGLPGATGQN
- a CDS encoding alpha/beta hydrolase-fold protein, which codes for MKASGVSRRSPMSPSDIYGENMRRVVPNLHFRLSVVVWAALLSHGAPAVVWATPSVFEITLSSAVAKQPITGRLFVFTQSLNNPGSSGVDRPVSEPRLGPNWFAPEPFFGLDVRDFGPGQSRRIDDEADGFPDKLSNLPPGRYRVQAVLHHNLDAAFPGRGEGNFYSPTQEVEINDSQQTSQVELSLDHVVPPEPWPESRWVQEIVLRSPSLSAFHHRDVLERCGVALPASYYDQPERRYPVIFLVPGFGGSHRDALQFATQPPTAEEGEEEFIRVFLTGDCLWGHHVFADSATNGPRGQALVQELIPEIDRRFRTIADRNARFLYGHSSGGWSVLWLMINYPETFGGVWSISPDPVDFRDFQRVNLYADPPQSMYTDEAGNRRPLARAGDHVALWYDSFAHMDDVLKRGGQLRSFEAVFSPLGPDGEPLKLWDRSTGLINSDVARDWQNYDIRLQIEAHWPKLQPLLAGRVHITVGDRDTFYLDGAVHRLAESLSHLGSDAEIKFLPGRGHSDLLTSELYHSIRKQMSELFRQENKSN
- a CDS encoding DUF1501 domain-containing protein; protein product: MPAHTGGCSVHGSQSGGNRRQFLKHTAAAVGGVALPQFLHRPAVAATQRLLNPGAKPLLKLTPGVKSVVYVVLSGGPSQLDMYDMKPDAPAEIRGEFRPINTNVPGIRVCEHLPLHAKIADKFAIVNGVETTDCHDPKLAAAAQRGFGAQVEVLGLPNSPGEPGRIEYQDVKRVALPHGDWDTHGRVLGRELSIFEELREKLPAYDRLLYALITDVYQRGLDKDVLIIAHGEFGRAPWINEYGGRNHWAPSGSVLFAGGGLKMGQVIGDTGPIGERDRLHTQPYRAGNIIAMVYRHLYPGLSLPPTAEPIAELV
- a CDS encoding four helix bundle protein; this translates as MRDFRQIAVWEKAHQFTLTAYRTVASFPTSERFELSKQITRAACSIGANIAEGCGRGGDGELRQFLKIAVGSAYEVENNLLLARDLGFLKPEQHQPLEEQIKEVQRMLAAFIRKIETDLNRNE
- the lexA gene encoding transcriptional repressor LexA; this encodes MSETEQLTKRQKAVYEFIRDKIRNRGYGPTVREIGEHFDIASPNGVMCHLKALEKKGLISREPNMSRAIQLEHDERGLPLSGRVAAGVMHEAIEQDERLDFEAVFNNKRNNLFALKVSGDSMIDAHIDDGDFVIIRRQQTALPGQIVVAQTPDGEATLKRYFPEKAKKRIRLQPANPDMGPIYVKDCRILGIVSGVVRKVD
- the sppA gene encoding signal peptide peptidase SppA; the protein is MKLRHAAYLAAFCVLIAGRLAGAADDKSASDKTDKAADKAKAKLSLASFMLDESYPEGPGQPGIFGELSPNLSKIIERMDKASADDKIFGIVIHIDDADLGRGKVDELRAAIARARKAGKKVYADLYEARSPGYLLACGCDEIIMPPVSELTVAGVRLEITYFKNLLDKLGIKADMLQMGAYKGADEPLTRDKMSPEFRQQTEKVVDDYYQQLVDTIAADRKLDVGKVKDLIDEGLFTAERAKEVGLIDQVAYLDEFRKDLAQKQHADEVNLVEDYGKQQLDEEDMSGFAGFMKMFELISGSEPRGKVSANQKIAIVYAVGEINTGESKGGMTGEKLGSETIIKALKEAETDPKVAAIVLRVDSPGGSAMASDLMWREITRIKSKKPIVASMGDIAASGGYYISMGCTKIFAEPGTLTGSIGVVGGKVALKGLFDKIGVSTDSISRGKNNGWMSSDEPFSDSEREVITRLMKDCYKQFTEKAAQGRNMPLADLESLAGGRLYSGRMAKQSKLVDELGTLDDAVAEAKRLAGLKSDEKVERLILPKPRSFLEELLGGPLMQSEAKFMPSNVAGAIGELLGQFQQAEEFARLFSEPAVLVMPYQVRIK
- a CDS encoding Gldg family protein, whose translation is MNPHVIRAIFRRNFVSYFSNPTGYVFICVFVLLGSFSAFWPDEFFNANLANLDQLNRWFPYIMLVFIPAITMSIWADERRQGTDELLLTIPAADIDVVLGKYFAAVAIFSVSLLFSLFCNWAVLNTLGVPDVGLLLGTYFGYWMVGLAMLAIGMVASFLTGNLTVAFILGVAFNAPLVFLNVLDVIVRGSSWTATAKGWSIGEEMGDFGRGVISLPAICYFLMIAVVMLYLCMVLIGRRHWLGGRGGKSMGPHYVIRALALAALAVGVNLLVQNLNLRADVTQERLNSIAPETKKLISGLDPQHPVVIEAFISSNVPEEFVQTRADLMNLLREFSQLSCGKIRTNVHANVEPLTEEAERAEQQFGIAPEEVFTQSRGVWKNEDIYLGAAITCGLEKMVIPFFERGVPVEYELVRSLATITQQKRKRVGVLQTDAELFGGFDFSGGQPRQRPNERLIEELGKQYDVVRVDPSNPITEKYDVLLAVEPSSLPQAQLTNFIEAVKNGQPTAIFEDPLAFYVPGLERVGTGIPRRSRQNPMMPFQQPPAEPKGDIQQLWDLLGVQLIQKSRRGIFGDLDSDFAVVWQDFKPEKLSGIDQLTPEYVFISKDAPHAADPFEPLNEKNPITAGLQDLILPLPGGLVKLNAASTNFEPLVRTGNNTGLIMVKDLLASRAAADIRNHESPTNEEYVLAAQITGKPKSSEDEEDAAKPAAKTSADKAAVGKAEAGKNDTDQKNVNPKGDEKGDGKGNAKEKQGDDKSKSSDIANGNQNGLNVVLVADADMLASLFFDSRARRSPDSELQIDTDNVTFVLNALDVLAGDMRFVELRNKRPIHRPLERIVAQTQEARDKTETALNDYKKASQEQEDKLEQEYKETKDQLESELSKLQQQENADPNVLREKGIDLSLKLQVAGRRKDVTEEHLRREAEKQIEKAGSELVTSVHSVQDSYKLWSVILPPIPPLLVAFFVYFHRRSKEREGVAKARLR